Proteins from a genomic interval of Polaribacter sejongensis:
- a CDS encoding putative porin: MNKSLFFLSILVLFITNTLYSQTDFQLGSGGNGLGRNPNSQNDSIKNSGEISVTLSGKTKYTDYKIFSHQRDTTYIDTTLSIQKDYKFNYLRTDNFELLGFHNQGQTFTNLGYDFSNLKLMPDIGFTAKQFSYLDIDEIKYYEVPTPTTEITYRTGLQQGQVLDAIFTVNFSRRLNVSLSYKGIRSLGAYRRSLASHGNFRGAFHYRTEDNQYEIRGHLTSQDFFNEESGGLPQAEIDKFESNDSDYSTRSYLDVNLDDAENDFEGRRVYLEHSYKLLANKDTINKTDFSNLKIGHVFTTETKEYSFTQPTITTDFFGESNASGASNNQAKNTITNNEMNLEFNSKYVLGKFKAKVNLSSYSYGYDSILNSNSNISKIKLEGNAISVGADWNARIKNFHLNATGNLSPGSGRLSGSFLQGEALYKKDSLFAVKGSLLISSKSPNFNTLLHQSKYDDYNWYNDFSSVNTRDLGFDLSSKWLNASLNFTNIDNYTYFDENNKPQQFDGQISYLKVKASKEFRIKKFALDNTIMYQNVSSGSSVFRVPELVTRNTLYYQDYWFKGKPMLVNIGATFNYFTKYKMNAYNPLLAEFTLQNDQEIGFPSVDVFFNAQVRRTRLFLKIENVTSSFTEKNYYSAPNYPYRDFVIRFGLVWNWFI; the protein is encoded by the coding sequence ATGAACAAATCGTTATTTTTCTTATCAATACTTGTTTTATTTATAACAAACACGCTATACTCTCAAACAGATTTTCAGTTGGGAAGTGGAGGAAATGGCTTAGGAAGGAATCCTAATTCTCAGAATGATTCTATTAAAAATTCTGGTGAAATCTCTGTAACTTTATCTGGAAAGACAAAATATACGGATTATAAAATATTTTCTCACCAAAGAGATACTACTTATATAGACACCACTTTATCGATTCAGAAGGATTATAAATTCAATTATTTGCGTACTGATAATTTTGAGTTATTGGGTTTTCATAATCAAGGGCAAACTTTTACTAATTTAGGATATGATTTTAGCAATCTAAAGTTAATGCCAGATATTGGTTTTACTGCAAAACAGTTTAGTTATTTAGATATCGACGAAATAAAATATTATGAAGTACCAACACCAACTACAGAGATAACTTACAGAACTGGTTTACAACAGGGACAAGTTTTAGATGCTATTTTTACTGTTAATTTTTCTCGAAGACTTAATGTTTCTCTTTCTTACAAAGGAATTCGTTCTTTAGGTGCTTATAGAAGGTCTTTGGCTAGTCATGGAAATTTTAGAGGTGCTTTTCACTACAGAACAGAAGATAATCAATATGAAATCCGTGGACATTTAACTTCTCAAGATTTCTTTAATGAGGAAAGTGGTGGCTTACCACAAGCTGAAATTGATAAGTTTGAAAGCAACGATTCCGACTATAGTACTAGATCTTATTTGGATGTAAATTTAGATGATGCAGAAAATGATTTTGAAGGTAGAAGAGTTTATTTAGAACATAGTTATAAATTATTGGCAAATAAAGACACCATTAATAAAACAGATTTTAGCAACTTAAAAATAGGACACGTATTTACTACAGAAACTAAAGAATATAGTTTTACACAACCTACAATAACAACAGATTTTTTTGGAGAATCTAATGCTTCTGGAGCAAGCAATAACCAGGCTAAAAATACCATTACAAATAATGAAATGAACTTAGAGTTTAATTCTAAATATGTACTTGGTAAATTTAAAGCCAAAGTAAATCTTTCTAGTTATTCTTACGGATATGATTCAATTTTAAATTCTAATAGTAATATTTCTAAAATAAAATTAGAAGGAAATGCTATTTCTGTGGGTGCAGATTGGAATGCTAGAATTAAAAACTTTCATTTAAATGCAACAGGTAATTTATCTCCAGGAAGTGGCAGGTTGTCTGGGAGTTTTCTACAAGGAGAAGCTTTGTACAAAAAAGATAGTCTTTTTGCTGTAAAAGGTAGTTTATTAATTAGTTCTAAGTCACCAAATTTCAACACTTTATTACATCAAAGTAAATATGATGATTACAACTGGTATAATGACTTTAGTTCTGTTAACACAAGAGATTTAGGGTTCGATTTAAGTTCTAAATGGTTAAATGCTTCGTTAAATTTTACCAATATTGACAACTATACGTATTTTGATGAAAATAACAAACCACAACAGTTTGATGGCCAGATTTCATATTTAAAGGTAAAAGCAAGTAAAGAGTTTAGGATAAAAAAGTTTGCTTTAGACAATACCATAATGTATCAAAATGTAAGTAGCGGTAGTTCGGTTTTTAGAGTACCAGAATTGGTTACTAGAAACACATTATATTACCAAGATTATTGGTTTAAAGGGAAACCAATGCTGGTAAATATTGGGGCCACTTTTAACTACTTTACAAAGTATAAAATGAATGCTTATAATCCGTTATTAGCAGAGTTTACCTTACAGAATGACCAAGAAATAGGTTTCCCTTCTGTAGATGTTTTCTTTAATGCACAAGTACGAAGAACGCGTTTGTTTTTAAAAATAGAAAATGTAACTTCTAGCTTTACAGAGAAAAATTATTACTCTGCGCCTAACTACCCTTATAGAGATTTTGTCATCCGTTTTGGATTGGTTTGGAACTGGTTTATATAG
- a CDS encoding ribonuclease HII, with the protein MLASNYSGFILEAGTDEAGRGCLCGPVVAAAVILPKDFTHPFLNDSKQLSEAKRDELRPFIENNAIAYGVSFVWQEEVDLINVLQASITGMHRSIEMLKIQPEYIIVDGNKFRDYKDIPHETIVKGDAKYLSIAAASVLAKTYRDEYMAKIHKEFPMYNWAKNKGYPTKEHRNGIREFGATKYHRKTFKLLPEQIKLKL; encoded by the coding sequence ATGTTAGCATCAAATTATAGTGGTTTTATTTTAGAAGCAGGTACAGACGAGGCCGGCAGAGGTTGTTTATGCGGTCCTGTAGTTGCGGCAGCCGTAATTTTACCAAAAGATTTTACGCATCCTTTTTTAAATGATTCTAAGCAATTATCGGAAGCAAAGCGAGATGAATTACGTCCGTTTATAGAAAATAATGCCATTGCTTATGGCGTTTCTTTTGTTTGGCAAGAGGAAGTAGATCTCATAAATGTTTTGCAAGCCTCTATTACGGGCATGCATCGTTCTATAGAGATGCTTAAAATACAGCCAGAATACATTATTGTAGACGGAAATAAATTTAGAGATTACAAAGATATTCCGCATGAAACCATTGTAAAAGGCGATGCAAAATATTTAAGTATTGCAGCAGCTTCTGTATTGGCAAAAACCTATAGAGATGAGTATATGGCAAAGATTCACAAAGAATTTCCTATGTATAATTGGGCTAAAAATAAAGGGTATCCAACCAAAGAACATAGAAACGGAATTAGAGAGTTTGGAGCAACTAAATACCATAGAAAAACGTTTAAATTGCTACCAGAACAAATAAAATTAAAGCTGTAA
- a CDS encoding nucleoid-associated protein: protein MIRKTKAEITKCILHKVANKFNSGQNVFSEDLIRFDQESYDLMKGFLLKPFGNLTQSYRFTKHEDVRLNEVNKFASEVFSDEESFVEYSKSIVNHLFEQSNSAQIKTGDVLVVYIEGIEYKDVLTEAIGVFKIENKVDFFQTYLDDNESFDIVVQKGISTKRIDKGCLVLNTSDEEGTVVFSVDNNNYDAQYWVKNFLSVKLADDYNSHTQNYLEMCKEFSEEVIQPELGMHEKGNFLANTVDYFKENEAVDYATFKDEVFEDDKHKEKFDEYKNHFEKLNDVLIRNNFDVSGVVLKKEKNKLKTEIKLDTNINIKLDVDAPEAASEYLERGYDEEKKMKYYKVYFNEEK, encoded by the coding sequence ATGATTAGAAAAACCAAAGCAGAAATTACCAAATGTATTTTACATAAAGTAGCCAATAAATTTAATAGCGGACAAAATGTTTTTTCTGAAGACTTAATTCGTTTCGATCAAGAAAGTTACGATTTAATGAAAGGTTTTTTATTGAAACCATTCGGGAATTTAACGCAGAGTTACCGTTTTACCAAGCATGAAGATGTTCGTTTAAACGAGGTAAATAAATTTGCTTCAGAAGTTTTTAGTGACGAAGAAAGTTTTGTCGAATACTCTAAAAGTATTGTAAATCATTTGTTTGAGCAATCTAATTCGGCACAAATAAAAACTGGAGATGTATTGGTTGTTTATATAGAAGGTATCGAATATAAAGATGTTTTAACAGAAGCAATTGGAGTTTTTAAAATAGAAAATAAAGTAGATTTCTTCCAAACTTATTTAGATGATAATGAAAGTTTTGATATCGTTGTTCAAAAAGGAATCTCTACAAAAAGAATAGATAAAGGGTGTTTGGTTTTAAATACTTCTGACGAAGAAGGTACCGTTGTTTTTTCTGTAGACAACAACAATTACGATGCACAATATTGGGTTAAAAACTTCTTATCTGTAAAATTAGCAGACGATTATAATTCTCATACACAGAACTATTTAGAAATGTGTAAAGAATTTTCTGAAGAGGTAATTCAGCCAGAATTAGGAATGCACGAAAAAGGAAATTTCTTAGCAAATACTGTAGATTACTTTAAAGAAAATGAAGCTGTAGATTACGCTACTTTTAAAGATGAAGTTTTTGAAGATGACAAACACAAAGAAAAGTTTGACGAGTATAAAAACCACTTCGAAAAGTTAAACGATGTGTTAATCAGAAATAATTTTGATGTTTCTGGAGTTGTTTTAAAGAAGGAAAAAAACAAGTTAAAAACAGAAATTAAGTTAGATACCAACATCAACATAAAACTAGATGTAGATGCGCCAGAAGCAGCATCAGAATATTTAGAAAGAGGGTATGATGAAGAAAAGAAAATGAAATACTATAAAGTGTATTTTAACGAAGAGAAGTAA
- the lipB gene encoding lipoyl(octanoyl) transferase LipB yields MNRNILLKDLSVKDYKETWDYQTDLLQEIVAIKIDNRRNENTNPTKNYFLFVEHPHVYTLGKSGDLSNLLLNESQLAEKGATFYKINRGGDITYHGPGQIVGYPILDLENFFTDIHKYLRFLEEAIILTIAEYGIKSERSPGETGVWLDVGTPFARKICAMGIRSSRWVTMHGFALNANVNLGYFDNIIPCGIKGKAVTSMEAELNRKVDIEEVKSKILKHFKVLFEVEEFIEA; encoded by the coding sequence ATGAACAGAAACATACTATTAAAAGACTTATCTGTAAAAGATTACAAGGAGACTTGGGACTATCAAACTGACTTATTACAAGAAATTGTAGCCATTAAGATTGATAATCGTAGAAACGAGAATACAAACCCAACAAAAAATTACTTTTTATTTGTAGAACATCCACATGTTTACACCTTAGGAAAAAGTGGAGACCTAAGTAATTTATTACTGAATGAAAGTCAGTTAGCAGAAAAAGGAGCTACTTTTTATAAGATAAATCGTGGTGGAGATATTACCTACCATGGTCCTGGGCAAATTGTTGGCTACCCAATTTTAGATTTAGAAAATTTCTTTACAGACATCCATAAATACTTACGCTTTTTAGAAGAAGCTATTATTTTAACCATTGCAGAATATGGTATAAAATCAGAAAGAAGTCCTGGAGAAACTGGAGTTTGGCTAGATGTAGGAACACCATTTGCACGTAAAATTTGTGCTATGGGAATCCGTTCTTCTCGCTGGGTTACCATGCATGGATTTGCACTAAATGCCAATGTAAATTTGGGTTATTTTGATAATATTATTCCGTGTGGAATAAAAGGAAAAGCAGTAACCTCTATGGAAGCTGAATTGAACCGAAAAGTAGATATAGAAGAGGTGAAATCTAAAATTTTAAAGCATTTTAAAGTACTTTTTGAAGTGGAAGAGTTTATTGAGGCTTAA
- a CDS encoding reprolysin-like metallopeptidase, translating into MKTRLLLLFIFVGFFSSIEVINAQTFLKKIDKDNFSIQEDQIYSKKNFPKAYNLVSIDINNFNTELKSKSSSKSVQKTIQLPNTDGGFSNFVINETSNFENKLSEKYSMIKSYSAQGVDDPTAVAKISIGTDGFHAVVYSGVEKTLYIDPYSKDKKSLIVYKRSDLNTDNDSFTCHVEEAARMGIAKTTSFKNAQDGKLRTFRLALVCSGEYAQFHLTNQNISAAASDEVKKAAVLSAMNTTMTRVNGIFERDLSVRMTIVGDNDKVVFLDAATDNVTDGDPDTMLNQVQTICDTEIGNANYDIGHIFSTGGDGLASGGVVCITGQKARGVTGRSEPIGDAYDIDFVAHEMGHQFGANHTQSNSCNINSSTAVEPGSASTIMGYAGICIPNVQSKSDDYFHAVSIAEMWNIVSSSANCAVLTDTNNSAPTANAGLDYSIPKSTPFLLKGVATDVDGTASLTYNWEQTDNEPAATMPPATTSSVGPMFRSLPSAMSSERYMPELATVVAGSTASTWEVVPSVARDLNFSFLVRDNHAGGGSTARDNMTVTVEDAEVFTVSAPSTAVSWFADTTQNITWNKGTTDIAPINCQNVTIKLSVDGGITFPIILKENTPNDGSENIVIPENPTTSARIMVEAADNIFYNVNATNFTINSSVPTFVMTDTSGDQSVCNTGNQSVSYILNFDFINGFSENVALSATGQPEGTTVSFSASTISADGNVNMTVSGLNDAIEKPYKINVVGSSTSISNNIDVQLNITTSSFDALTLTSPANDAVEVDLSTTLSWDADTNASNYNVQVATDTGFTHLIVNENVTLNEYSLSELSVNTTYFWRVKAENSCAEGSYSNVFEFKTLTPVYCASNFTDDVIGKEFITNVTFNTINNNSGNAAVNGYEDFTAIETKVKNGEDHQVSVTLNTGGFKDHVYVFIDWNQDFIFDKTTERYDLGTESTDIGTKTFMITVPGDAKVGSTTMRVVIEYDDSTGGYGDGPCNADHLTEWGETEDYTIVVIDVNNVSVQTTSETCVNENDGIITVDVSQTSLDYNVTLSSSASTSTSSIVGSSKIFSDLSPGIYEVCVETVQQDFRQCYEVEIVESQPISLKASASKTSKIYSFAIDEGTAPFSVFLNNKLLRTSSEKSFDIELNEGGLLEVKTAKDCEGVFKTTIDAVILLQNPVVNSIELLLPLGIEGDRIETLIFDINGKLVFKQMVNVQGNSMSIPFQQFEKGIYILKLPIAAKPIKILKK; encoded by the coding sequence ATGAAAACAAGATTATTGCTGTTATTTATTTTTGTTGGCTTCTTTTCTTCTATCGAAGTGATAAATGCTCAGACCTTTTTGAAGAAGATTGATAAAGACAATTTTTCAATTCAAGAAGATCAAATTTATTCTAAGAAGAATTTTCCAAAAGCATACAATCTAGTTTCTATAGATATAAATAACTTTAATACAGAATTAAAATCAAAATCTAGTTCTAAATCGGTACAGAAAACCATACAATTACCGAATACTGATGGAGGTTTTTCTAATTTTGTTATCAATGAGACTTCAAATTTTGAAAACAAATTATCAGAAAAATACTCTATGATAAAGTCGTATTCTGCTCAAGGAGTAGATGATCCTACTGCAGTAGCAAAAATTAGTATTGGTACAGACGGTTTTCATGCAGTTGTGTATTCTGGTGTAGAAAAAACATTATATATAGATCCTTATTCTAAGGATAAAAAATCTTTAATCGTCTACAAAAGAAGTGATTTAAATACAGATAACGATAGTTTTACCTGTCATGTAGAAGAGGCTGCACGTATGGGTATTGCTAAAACTACTAGTTTTAAAAATGCACAAGATGGTAAACTAAGAACTTTTCGTTTGGCTTTAGTTTGTAGTGGAGAATACGCACAATTTCATTTAACAAATCAGAATATATCTGCTGCTGCTTCAGATGAAGTTAAAAAAGCTGCCGTACTTTCTGCAATGAATACGACCATGACAAGAGTTAATGGTATTTTTGAGAGAGACTTATCTGTAAGAATGACTATTGTTGGAGATAATGATAAAGTGGTTTTTTTAGATGCAGCCACAGATAATGTTACGGATGGAGATCCTGACACTATGCTTAATCAAGTACAAACTATTTGTGATACTGAAATAGGAAATGCAAATTATGATATTGGACATATTTTTAGTACTGGTGGAGACGGTTTAGCAAGTGGAGGTGTAGTTTGTATTACAGGTCAGAAAGCACGTGGAGTAACGGGAAGAAGTGAACCTATTGGTGATGCGTATGATATTGATTTTGTAGCGCATGAAATGGGACATCAATTTGGAGCAAATCACACACAGAGTAATAGTTGTAATATAAATAGTAGCACAGCAGTAGAGCCTGGTAGTGCTTCTACTATAATGGGGTATGCAGGTATTTGTATACCAAACGTACAGTCTAAAAGCGATGATTATTTTCATGCAGTTAGTATTGCAGAAATGTGGAATATTGTAAGTTCTTCTGCAAATTGTGCTGTGTTAACAGATACAAATAATAGTGCGCCAACAGCAAATGCAGGATTAGATTATAGTATTCCAAAATCGACACCCTTTTTACTAAAAGGAGTTGCAACAGATGTAGATGGAACGGCTAGTTTAACCTATAATTGGGAGCAGACAGATAATGAACCTGCAGCAACAATGCCTCCAGCTACAACAAGTTCTGTAGGACCAATGTTTAGATCTTTACCTTCTGCAATGAGTTCAGAAAGATACATGCCTGAATTGGCAACGGTGGTAGCCGGTAGTACAGCATCAACTTGGGAAGTTGTGCCATCTGTAGCAAGAGATTTAAATTTTTCTTTTCTAGTGAGAGATAATCATGCAGGAGGAGGAAGTACTGCAAGAGATAATATGACAGTAACGGTAGAGGATGCAGAAGTTTTTACGGTTTCAGCTCCAAGTACAGCTGTTTCTTGGTTTGCAGACACGACACAAAATATAACATGGAATAAAGGAACAACTGATATTGCTCCAATAAATTGCCAAAATGTAACGATTAAATTATCTGTAGATGGTGGAATTACGTTTCCTATTATTTTAAAAGAAAATACGCCCAATGATGGTTCTGAAAATATTGTAATACCAGAAAACCCAACTACATCTGCTAGAATTATGGTAGAAGCGGCAGACAATATTTTCTATAATGTAAATGCAACAAATTTTACAATAAATTCATCAGTTCCAACATTTGTAATGACAGATACAAGTGGAGATCAGTCTGTTTGTAATACCGGAAATCAGTCTGTAAGTTATATTTTAAATTTCGATTTTATAAACGGATTTTCAGAAAATGTGGCTCTTTCGGCTACAGGTCAACCGGAGGGAACAACAGTTAGTTTTAGTGCATCAACTATAAGCGCAGATGGTAATGTTAATATGACTGTAAGTGGTTTAAATGATGCCATTGAAAAACCTTACAAGATTAATGTAGTAGGTAGTTCTACAAGTATTTCTAATAACATAGATGTTCAATTAAATATAACGACTTCTAGTTTTGATGCCTTAACGCTAACTTCTCCTGCCAATGATGCTGTTGAAGTAGATTTAAGTACAACCTTAAGTTGGGATGCAGATACCAATGCAAGTAATTACAACGTACAAGTAGCAACAGATACTGGTTTTACACACTTAATTGTAAATGAAAATGTAACTTTAAATGAGTATTCTTTATCAGAACTTTCTGTAAATACCACTTATTTCTGGAGAGTAAAAGCTGAAAATAGTTGTGCAGAAGGTAGTTATTCAAATGTATTTGAATTTAAAACATTAACACCTGTTTATTGTGCTTCTAATTTTACAGATGATGTTATAGGGAAAGAATTTATAACTAATGTAACATTTAATACCATTAATAATAATTCTGGCAATGCTGCTGTAAATGGATATGAAGATTTTACGGCTATAGAAACGAAAGTGAAAAATGGAGAAGATCATCAAGTTTCTGTAACTCTAAATACGGGAGGGTTTAAAGATCATGTATATGTATTTATAGATTGGAATCAAGATTTTATTTTTGATAAAACAACGGAAAGGTATGATTTAGGAACAGAGTCTACTGATATAGGAACCAAAACATTTATGATTACAGTGCCAGGTGATGCCAAAGTTGGAAGCACAACAATGAGAGTTGTTATAGAGTATGATGATTCTACAGGAGGTTATGGAGATGGCCCTTGTAATGCAGATCATTTAACAGAATGGGGAGAAACAGAAGATTATACAATTGTTGTTATAGATGTAAACAATGTTTCTGTGCAAACAACATCAGAAACTTGTGTAAATGAAAACGATGGTATTATTACGGTAGACGTATCTCAGACTTCTTTAGATTATAATGTAACATTATCAAGTTCTGCAAGTACTTCTACTTCCTCGATAGTTGGTTCTAGTAAAATATTTTCAGATTTAAGTCCGGGTATTTATGAGGTTTGTGTAGAAACAGTTCAACAAGACTTTAGACAATGTTATGAAGTTGAAATTGTAGAGTCTCAGCCAATATCATTAAAAGCGAGTGCAAGTAAAACATCAAAAATATATTCTTTTGCTATTGATGAGGGGACAGCTCCTTTTAGTGTATTCTTAAATAATAAGCTACTAAGAACTTCTAGTGAAAAGAGTTTTGATATTGAGTTAAATGAAGGAGGCTTGTTAGAGGTAAAAACGGCGAAAGATTGTGAGGGTGTGTTTAAAACAACAATAGATGCTGTTATATTACTCCAAAATCCAGTGGTAAATTCTATAGAATTATTACTTCCTTTAGGAATAGAAGGTGATCGTATAGAAACACTAATTTTTGATATAAATGGTAAATTAGTTTTTAAACAAATGGTAAATGTTCAAGGTAATTCAATGTCCATTCCGTTTCAACAATTTGAAAAAGGAATTTATATTTTAAAATTACCAATTGCTGCAAAACCGATTAAAATATTAAAGAAATGA
- the pruA gene encoding L-glutamate gamma-semialdehyde dehydrogenase, translating into MSRGFYNVPKAVNEPVKGYAPGSPEKEELLATYKAMYNSNIDVPMHINGEEVRTGNTKNITPPHDHKHVVGQYHTADKTHVDAAISTALAAREAWSSVSWMERAAIFLKAAELLAGPYRARMNAATMIAQSKNVYQAEIDAACEMIDFFRFNVEYMTDIFKDQPTSSPGVWNRVEYRPLEGFIYAISPFNFTSIAANLPASAALMGNVVVWKPSDHQAYSAQVIVDLFKEAGLPDGVINVVYGDPVMISDTVLASPDFSGLHFTGSTHVFKELWKQIGTNIHTYKTYPRIVGETGGKDFIWVHNSSNPLQVATAMTRGAFEYQGQKCSAASRSYIPASLWPEVKKHLIAQASELKMGSPEDTSNFINAVIHEGSFDKITSYIEAAKKDKDAEIIIGGNHDKSVGYFIEPTVIVSQSPKYATMTTELFGPVMTVYVYEDADWEASLKLVDESTEYGLTGAIFSTDRYIVEKASKALENAAGNFYINDKPSGAVVGQQPFGGARASGTNDKAGSAQNLLRWTSVRLIKETLVSPTDYKYPFLG; encoded by the coding sequence ATGTCAAGAGGATTTTATAATGTTCCGAAAGCAGTAAACGAACCTGTAAAAGGGTACGCTCCGGGCTCTCCTGAAAAGGAAGAATTATTAGCTACTTATAAAGCTATGTATAACAGCAATATTGATGTGCCAATGCATATTAATGGTGAAGAAGTTAGAACAGGAAATACTAAAAATATTACTCCTCCTCATGATCATAAACATGTGGTTGGGCAATACCATACAGCAGATAAAACGCATGTAGATGCTGCTATTTCTACAGCTTTAGCTGCTAGAGAAGCTTGGTCTAGCGTAAGTTGGATGGAACGTGCTGCAATTTTCTTAAAGGCTGCAGAATTATTAGCAGGTCCTTATAGAGCAAGAATGAATGCAGCAACGATGATTGCGCAATCTAAAAACGTGTATCAAGCAGAAATTGATGCTGCTTGTGAAATGATTGACTTCTTCCGTTTTAACGTAGAATACATGACGGATATTTTTAAAGATCAGCCAACATCTTCTCCTGGAGTATGGAACAGGGTTGAGTACAGACCTTTAGAAGGATTTATCTACGCTATTTCTCCTTTTAACTTTACATCTATTGCTGCAAATTTACCTGCGTCAGCTGCATTAATGGGTAATGTTGTTGTTTGGAAACCTTCTGATCATCAAGCTTATTCTGCACAAGTAATTGTAGATTTATTTAAAGAAGCTGGTTTGCCAGATGGTGTTATAAATGTTGTTTACGGAGATCCAGTTATGATTTCTGATACTGTATTAGCTTCTCCAGATTTCTCTGGATTACACTTTACAGGTTCTACACATGTTTTTAAAGAATTATGGAAGCAAATTGGTACTAATATCCATACGTATAAAACGTATCCAAGAATTGTTGGTGAAACAGGTGGAAAAGATTTTATCTGGGTTCACAACTCGTCAAATCCTTTACAAGTTGCAACTGCAATGACAAGAGGTGCTTTCGAATACCAAGGTCAAAAATGTTCTGCTGCCTCTCGTTCTTACATTCCTGCGTCACTTTGGCCAGAGGTTAAGAAACATTTAATTGCACAAGCAAGCGAATTAAAAATGGGATCTCCAGAAGATACTTCAAACTTTATAAATGCAGTTATTCACGAAGGTTCTTTTGATAAAATTACTAGCTATATTGAGGCGGCTAAAAAAGATAAAGATGCAGAAATAATTATTGGTGGAAACCATGACAAATCTGTTGGTTACTTTATTGAGCCTACTGTAATTGTTAGTCAATCTCCAAAATATGCAACTATGACAACTGAGTTATTTGGCCCAGTAATGACGGTTTATGTATACGAAGATGCAGATTGGGAAGCTTCCTTAAAATTAGTAGATGAATCTACAGAATACGGATTAACAGGTGCTATCTTTTCTACAGATAGATATATTGTAGAAAAAGCTTCTAAAGCATTAGAAAACGCTGCTGGAAACTTTTATATTAACGATAAGCCATCTGGAGCTGTTGTTGGTCAGCAACCATTTGGAGGAGCAAGAGCTTCTGGTACAAATGATAAAGCGGGTTCTGCACAAAACTTATTACGTTGGACTTCTGTTAGATTGATAAAAGAAACATTGGTTTCTCCTACAGATTATAAATACCCTTTCTTAGGATAA
- a CDS encoding NRDE family protein, producing MCTVSYLPLGNNDFILTSNRDETPLRNTIPPQNYIENGVQLTYPKDELAGGTWIGLSDKSRLVCLLNGGFKIHTRKSSYKISRGIIVKNILSADDGVAYVNNYDFTEIEPFTLVLVDWKNQLETYELVWDGNTKHFNKLLQEPKIWSSSTLYTEEMKEMRQVWFSNWLLENDEFHQEKIVEFHQNENLGTLGTSPKMKREFVETVSVTSVKKEKSNVNITYLDVLNPLKSKIL from the coding sequence ATGTGTACAGTAAGTTATTTGCCTTTAGGAAATAATGATTTTATCTTAACTTCTAATAGAGATGAGACTCCACTAAGAAATACAATTCCACCCCAAAATTATATAGAAAATGGTGTTCAGTTAACGTATCCAAAAGACGAATTAGCTGGTGGAACTTGGATTGGTTTAAGTGATAAAAGTCGATTAGTTTGCCTTTTAAACGGTGGCTTTAAAATACATACTAGAAAGAGTTCTTATAAAATAAGTAGAGGTATTATTGTCAAAAATATTTTATCTGCTGATGATGGAGTAGCTTATGTAAATAATTATGATTTTACAGAGATAGAACCTTTTACTTTAGTTTTGGTCGATTGGAAAAATCAATTAGAAACTTATGAATTGGTTTGGGATGGAAATACAAAACATTTTAATAAATTATTACAAGAACCTAAAATTTGGTCTTCATCTACTTTGTACACAGAAGAAATGAAGGAAATGAGGCAAGTTTGGTTTTCTAATTGGTTATTAGAAAATGATGAATTTCATCAAGAAAAAATAGTAGAATTTCATCAAAATGAGAATTTAGGAACTCTTGGTACTTCACCTAAAATGAAACGTGAATTTGTAGAAACGGTGAGTGTTACTTCTGTGAAAAAAGAAAAAAGTAATGTTAATATTACTTATTTGGATGTTTTAAATCCTCTGAAAAGTAAAATATTATAA